The Deltaproteobacteria bacterium DNA segment TCACGAGAACGTCCAGGCCGCTGAAGTGCGCGCTCGCGGCGGCCATCGTCCTGCGCGCCTCGGCCTCGTCGCTCAGGTCGGCCGCCAGAGGAAGGACGTCCGCCGAAGGCACCCGCTCGCGGATCTCCGCGGCCTTGGCCTCGGCGGCGGCGCCGTCGCGGTCGACGACGGTCAATCCGGCGCCTTCCTCGGCGAACAGCATGGCGGTGGCGCCGCCGATGCCCCCGCCGCCGCCGGTGATGAACGCGACCTTGTCCTGGAGACGGCCCACGCGCCGCCTACCGTGAATGGCCCAGCGCCGAGCGCATGGCCACGTCCGCCGCCGGGAACGAGAAGCCTTCCGCCTCGAGCGCAGCGGCGGCCACTTCCTCGTCTTCGTGGGGCGCGGCGCCGCTCACGCCGATGCCGCCCACCAGCTCGTCGCCCATCCAGACGGGCAAGCCGCCCTGGCCGATGGCCATGCGGCCGTCGTGTATGATCTGGACGCCGGCGTAGAACACCGGTTTGGGGTTGGCCTTCTCTTCCAGACCGCCGGTGCTCTGCCGGAAGGCCGCGGCCGCGAAGGCCTTGCCCCGGGCGATGTCCGGCGCCACGAATTTGGTCCCGTCCATGCGCCCGGCCCACATGAAGTTGCCGCTGGCATCCACCACGGTCACCGTTACCAGGTAGCCCTTTTCCTCTGCCGCGCGGATGCCGGCATCCACCAGCGCCCGCGCCTGTTTCATTCCAAAGCTCAAAGCAAGTCTCCTCTCTCCATCTTGTCAACGTCTCGCAACGTCGTTACCGCGGAACAGGGTGCGTCAAGATTCGCCGCGCGGAGACGTAATGAGTAAGTCATTCCCGCTTTCCAGGCTGTGTCAAAACGAAGCCCGGACAAGAATTGGCGGTGGCGTTTCGTGGCCAAGTGGCGTCATCACACACTCTGTTTCCCGGCCCTCATGAGCCTCTCCAGCGGGCGGCGAGGCACCGGGATGTCCGCGCCCGCGGCGAGAAGCTCCCGCACGATGCGCTCGCGGTTGCGGTCGAGGTCGTCCAGGGCTTCTTCGGGCGAAAGCCCCTCGCCGAAGCAACCCGGGAACTCCGGATACTCGGCCCGGCGCAGCCACCGGCCGTCGGGTCCCCGAACCGCGGCCACGCGCAACACGTAGGGCACGGCCATGTACTCTTCAAACGTCACGGTCGAACGTTCCTGTCGTCACTGTTTCCCGGCGGCCGACTGGCTCCGTGGCAACCTTGGCAACGAATGCGGCGGCCTACGAGGCGATGTTCACGCGGTCCTGCACCGCCTCGACCCACGCGGCATCGTTGGGCAGCCGCACCGAGGTGGCGCGGACGTGGTGCAGCTTCGGGTCCAGTCCCGGCGGGTCGGCCTGTCCCTCCCGCAGCATCCTGGCGGAGTCGATGAGACACTTGCGCACCTTGATGATGGCGGTGTCGCTGGTGCCCAGGCGTTCCCGGGTGCGGTCGAAGATGGGGCCCTGGCTCTCGGTCATGGCGCGGTCCTGCATGCCGAAACCGGGAATGCCGCAGAACATGCGCGTGCGGTGTGCCTCCCAGTCCATGCCGTAGTCGTCGTCGGGGGTCGCCTCGGGGCGGACGTCGCCGTAGGGGCCGTTGATGGGCGGCCCGAAGCGCGTGATGTGGGAGCTGAAGCCGTCGGCCAGGGACGCCAGCTCTTCTTCCCGCAGCGGGCGCGTGGGGTGCCAGGTGATGGTCCAGTTGATGAGGTGCTCGTCGTCCGCCGGCACCCACGCGTGCGAGTGCAGGATCGGATCCTCGTCCTGGGGCGGCGGCATGGTGTAGAAGGGCATGAGGAACTGCGTGATGCGCCAGTAGTAATGGTCGTCGGGTGCATTCCGCCGGGCTCCGATCATGACCCCGTAGTCCGTGTCCACGACCTCGAAGCGCGGGCTCCGGTCCGTGGTCCCCACGGCGGTGTCCACGCCGAAGCCGGCCTTCTCGAGGCTCTCCAGGGATGTGCGGTCGGTGGCATCCAGCGGCGCGTGCAGGAACGAGATGTGGCTGGAGTCGATGCCGCCTTCCAGCGCCTGAAAGTAGTTGTTGCTCTGGTAGTACTTCGAGATGAAGCGCTGGTTGTCCGCCAGCCCCAGCCACTCGAAGTCCGGCAGGTCCGTCATGTGCGCGGGATCGCCCATGAACGCCCACACCACGCCGCCGCGCTCGCGGCAGGGATAGGCGGGATGCCGCACGGCGTGCTTGAAGTCCGTTTCCGGGGACTCGTTGGGCATCTCCAGACAGCGCCCGTCGAGCCCGTACTTCCAGCCGTGGTAGCAGCAGCGCAACCCGTCCGGCTCCACGCGCCCGTAGTAGAGCGACACGCGCCGGTGCGAGCACGTCTCGCCCAGCAATCCGGCCTCGCCGCGAGTGGTGCGAAACGCCACCATGCTCTCGCCCAGTATGCGGACCCTCTTGGTCCGGCCGCCGGCCTCCAGCTCGCTCGAAAGGACCACCGGCACCCAATAGCGCCGCATCAGCGCGCCCATGGGGGTGCCTGGGCCGACTTGTGTCAGGATGTCGTTGTCTTCTCTGGTCAGCATGCTCGTCCTCGATGCCAGTGTAGTGCGCGGAGCCTAAAGAACTACAATCGGTATTACGTTTGTGTCAAGTCTGCCGTTCGTCGCGCTGATAGGGCACGACAAAGGGTGGCGTAACGGTCAATCGGGTGTCGAGATCTTGGGTCGGAGGCGCTTGCTGAGCCCCCTGCGTTCGGTGAACGCTACCTCGGTCCAGAAAACTCGGGTGCTGAAGGTGATGTGCATCAAGGCGAATACACCGTCGACGACCGAGCGCCCACGGTCGAGGCAGTAATGCAATTGTCCCAGGTCGAACCAGGCGACGCGTAGCATCCGAGATCGACCGGGACCGTCCGAGTGGAGCGCGAGCTTGGCGATATCGTTCATGCCGGGGCGCTTGGTCATTCTGGGGACGGGGTCGGTTCAACATCGAGGACGTTTCGGCTGGGGAGAATCTCCTACGCAAGGAAAATCAAGTCGTTTCATCGGCCACGAAATCCCGTTATCATCCACCTGTGGTTTTAATAGGAGAGGCTTGTCAGTGCACCAGGCGG contains these protein-coding regions:
- a CDS encoding heme-binding protein, yielding MKQARALVDAGIRAAEEKGYLVTVTVVDASGNFMWAGRMDGTKFVAPDIARGKAFAAAAFRQSTGGLEEKANPKPVFYAGVQIIHDGRMAIGQGGLPVWMGDELVGGIGVSGAAPHEDEEVAAAALEAEGFSFPAADVAMRSALGHSR
- a CDS encoding Rieske 2Fe-2S domain-containing protein, whose protein sequence is MLTREDNDILTQVGPGTPMGALMRRYWVPVVLSSELEAGGRTKRVRILGESMVAFRTTRGEAGLLGETCSHRRVSLYYGRVEPDGLRCCYHGWKYGLDGRCLEMPNESPETDFKHAVRHPAYPCRERGGVVWAFMGDPAHMTDLPDFEWLGLADNQRFISKYYQSNNYFQALEGGIDSSHISFLHAPLDATDRTSLESLEKAGFGVDTAVGTTDRSPRFEVVDTDYGVMIGARRNAPDDHYYWRITQFLMPFYTMPPPQDEDPILHSHAWVPADDEHLINWTITWHPTRPLREEELASLADGFSSHITRFGPPINGPYGDVRPEATPDDDYGMDWEAHRTRMFCGIPGFGMQDRAMTESQGPIFDRTRERLGTSDTAIIKVRKCLIDSARMLREGQADPPGLDPKLHHVRATSVRLPNDAAWVEAVQDRVNIAS